The window ATTGTGGGGGCCCTGGCTTTCACCGTTTCGCCGGTGTTAGAGCTGGCCAAGTGGATGGAGCGACGCGGTTGGTTGGGGCAAATATAAGAAGCAAGATGTGTTTGATATCCATTATTCGGTGTTGATGGTCAGGCCGGATAGAACAATTGCACCGGTGTAGTCAGGTAAAGAGATAATTTTTGGCACGTAACCAACCAGAGAAAGGTGGCTGCGACTAATGACAACCAAAACTCAGGCGTTGCAATTAAAAGTGGGGCAAAGCCTCCAGGATTTCTGGGAAAATTACACAGGGAATCGCCCCAGCCGGGCCGTTGTGGTTATGAACCGGCAGGCCATTACAGTTTTGCTGGAAGGCGTGTTAACCCCGGCCGAACAACGGATAGTTGGCACCGAGGCGGGGCGATCAACCCTTAAGAAATTTGGCGAACACATTATGGAACAGGTTGGACCTCAGTGGCAGCAGATTATATCAGAAGCGGTGGGTGAAGAGGTCAACCCGGTCAAGATTGATTTGGACGTGGTTAGCGGCACCATTTTAGGGTTCTTTTTACGCGAATAAAACAAAGGTACCTTGATGGATAGATTTTGGTTTTACACAGCCCGTATTTTGGCGGTGGCGGCTGTCCTGGCTGGAGCCGTTTTACTGGTAGTGCTGGCTGGCCCGCTGTTGGAAGCGTTAACTATTGCTGCGCTTTTGGCGTATCTGTTGGCCCCTGCGGTCCGGCTGCTCACTCGCTGGACGCGATTGAACCGGCCACTGGCCGTGGGCATTGTTTACCTGATGTTTCTGTTGATTCTGGCAGGGATTCCGGCAGGTCTAGGGGCGATAGCCGTCAACCAGTTTCATTATCTTGAGTATGAACTGCTAGAGGCCATAGCCGAATTGGAAAATTGGTTGGCTCAACCAATAGTTTTACTGGGATTTTCTTTCTATCCCCGGCTCTTATTGGAAAACCTGGAACAGGTGGGTGGAAATCTTTTCGAAACCGTGTCAGAAAGGTCGTTCCATATTCTTTCAGGAGTAACAACCAATCTGTTATGGGGCTCGGTGATTTTGGTCAGTCTCTATTACTTGCTTAAAGACGGTCCCAAAATCAAACCCTGGCTGGTGGGGTTGGCTCCGGCCCGTTATCAAGATGACACCCGCTTTCTTTTGGATGAGATTGACGAGGTCTGGAGCTTATTTTTACGCGTCCAA is drawn from Anaerolineae bacterium and contains these coding sequences:
- a CDS encoding DUF2294 family protein, yielding MTTKTQALQLKVGQSLQDFWENYTGNRPSRAVVVMNRQAITVLLEGVLTPAEQRIVGTEAGRSTLKKFGEHIMEQVGPQWQQIISEAVGEEVNPVKIDLDVVSGTILGFFLRE
- a CDS encoding AI-2E family transporter, which produces MDRFWFYTARILAVAAVLAGAVLLVVLAGPLLEALTIAALLAYLLAPAVRLLTRWTRLNRPLAVGIVYLMFLLILAGIPAGLGAIAVNQFHYLEYELLEAIAELENWLAQPIVLLGFSFYPRLLLENLEQVGGNLFETVSERSFHILSGVTTNLLWGSVILVSLYYLLKDGPKIKPWLVGLAPARYQDDTRFLLDEIDEVWSLFLRVQLFIFLVLTILMALGTLLVIWLFRAGLVPFSLVGLVLMLILVYTLVQQVDNLWLRPQLMGRKLHLHPGLVFVGLITALALSGVLGALIVVPAMATVKVLGSYLHHKLVKLPAEQPSAIVHSDPEKAVTPLTEEPESTISL